The proteins below come from a single Leptospiraceae bacterium genomic window:
- a CDS encoding S41 family peptidase gives MKNKERYIWISLVAILSCSVFQPIERVKAISTEGEKYLQILHEVVGFIETDFVESVEEKNLYVGAIKGIVASLGDPHSRFMNEDEFKHLQEETRGSFGGVGLEVTHSEGSILVISPYDDTPAMKAGIQPQDRILEISGKNTDKMSIEDAVKLMRGAAGTNVTIKIKRKSIKDPFPLTLTRELIKIQYLKSAYLENEKLGYLRLTQFMGRENNTGGEFKRIVQEFVSKEAQGIIIDLRSNPGGLLDLAIELSDIFLKPDLDIVSVKGRGEKLIRVFKSMDNQGKVLETPIVVLLNAGSASASEILAGALQDNKRAVIIGNQSFGKGSVQNIYNLPHHTGIALTIQKYYTPSGVSIHKKGITPDLVVNQITPGNDDKVLLEKLGKTTIVQNFVKANPGYTEKNIKLFQELLVKKGYKLNKTISRFVLKKENTIGEKTPIYDREFDPQLNKAIEFLLNPVNPKPSSM, from the coding sequence ATGAAAAACAAAGAACGTTATATATGGATTAGCCTAGTCGCAATATTAAGCTGCTCAGTGTTCCAACCTATTGAGCGCGTAAAAGCAATTTCAACAGAAGGTGAAAAATACCTTCAAATCTTACATGAAGTAGTTGGATTTATTGAAACAGATTTCGTAGAATCCGTTGAAGAAAAAAATCTATACGTCGGAGCGATTAAAGGAATCGTAGCAAGTCTTGGAGATCCCCATTCTCGCTTCATGAATGAAGACGAGTTCAAACATCTGCAAGAAGAAACACGCGGAAGTTTTGGTGGCGTAGGATTGGAAGTTACACATTCCGAAGGATCAATATTAGTAATCTCTCCGTACGATGATACACCAGCTATGAAAGCCGGAATTCAACCACAAGATAGAATTTTGGAGATTTCAGGAAAAAATACAGATAAAATGTCAATCGAAGACGCAGTAAAACTCATGCGGGGAGCTGCAGGAACTAACGTAACAATTAAAATAAAAAGAAAGTCTATCAAAGACCCATTCCCTCTAACTCTCACTCGTGAACTAATCAAAATTCAGTATCTCAAATCTGCTTATTTGGAAAATGAAAAATTAGGTTACTTACGTTTAACCCAATTTATGGGCAGAGAAAATAATACAGGAGGAGAATTCAAAAGAATTGTCCAAGAATTTGTATCTAAAGAAGCACAAGGGATAATTATAGATTTGCGTTCAAATCCCGGGGGATTACTTGATTTAGCCATAGAACTTTCTGATATTTTTTTAAAGCCTGATTTGGATATTGTTTCCGTTAAAGGTAGAGGAGAAAAACTAATTCGTGTTTTCAAATCCATGGATAATCAAGGCAAAGTATTAGAAACTCCTATCGTAGTTCTATTAAATGCTGGTTCGGCGAGTGCTTCTGAAATTTTAGCTGGAGCGTTACAAGATAATAAACGAGCCGTAATCATTGGGAATCAATCTTTCGGAAAAGGATCAGTTCAAAATATCTACAACCTACCACATCACACCGGAATTGCATTGACCATTCAAAAGTATTACACTCCAAGTGGAGTATCTATTCACAAAAAGGGAATTACTCCTGATTTAGTTGTTAACCAAATTACTCCCGGTAATGACGATAAAGTTCTTCTCGAAAAATTAGGAAAAACCACCATTGTTCAAAATTTCGTGAAAGCTAATCCCGGTTATACTGAAAAAAATATAAAACTATTTCAGGAATTACTTGTAAAAAAGGGTTATAAACTTAATAAAACAATTTCTAGATTTGTATTAAAAAAAGAAAACACTATTGGAGAAAAAACTCCTATTTATGACAGAGAGTTTGATCCACAATTAAACAAAGCAATTGAATTTTTATTAAACCCTGTAAATCCAAAACCAAGTTCAATGTAA
- the lexA gene encoding transcriptional repressor LexA: MKELTDKQELVLKFITSVIKDKGVPPTIREIGDEFQITAKGAYDHLKAIEKKGYLKTSKNQSRAIELLRHSAEDGLPVRVMSIPLLGRVAAGVPIFAEENIEDYIPVPDRMSKKGTIFALKVVGESMIGDGINDGDIAIIQKKEVARNGEIVVALIEGEATLKTYFKDSDIIRLEPSNNKFKTIKTKKASIIGKLVGLYRFY, from the coding sequence ATGAAAGAACTAACTGACAAACAAGAACTTGTATTAAAATTTATTACCAGTGTGATTAAAGACAAAGGAGTCCCACCAACCATTCGTGAAATAGGTGACGAATTCCAAATCACTGCAAAAGGTGCCTATGACCATCTCAAAGCAATCGAGAAAAAAGGTTATCTCAAGACTTCTAAGAACCAATCTAGAGCAATTGAACTTCTTCGTCACAGTGCCGAGGATGGGCTTCCCGTTCGTGTAATGAGTATACCTCTTTTAGGTCGAGTTGCCGCAGGTGTTCCCATTTTTGCAGAGGAAAATATAGAAGATTATATTCCCGTACCAGACCGCATGTCCAAAAAAGGAACTATTTTTGCACTCAAAGTTGTAGGTGAGTCAATGATTGGAGATGGGATTAACGATGGTGATATCGCTATCATCCAAAAGAAAGAAGTCGCAAGAAATGGGGAGATAGTAGTGGCACTCATAGAAGGAGAAGCTACACTCAAAACTTATTTCAAAGACTCGGACATTATAAGATTAGAACCAAGTAATAACAAATTCAAAACAATCAAAACCAAAAAAGCAAGCATCATTGGCAAGTTAGTTGGCCTTTACAGATTTTACTAA
- a CDS encoding aspartate kinase, with the protein MQNLVVQKYGGTSVGTTDKIKNVANRIKSYHEKGSHVVVVVSAMGHTTDELVDLAEKINPNASRREMDMLLSTGEQVSISLLAMALEAINVPAQSFTGSQVKIITDGNFSNAKIEMIDRTRIDEALSKGKVVIVAGFQGIDKDENITTLGRGGSDTSAVALAATLGAKECEIYTDVDGVYSADPNKVQGARKHSMITYDEMLELASLGAGVLHSRSVEFAKNYNVVIHVRSSFNQNPGTLVVSEDKLVEKVRVSGVTVKSEEARVTLPDVPDKPGIAAELFGSLAKYDIIVDVIVQSSPANGKNTISFTISRKSLKDATPILEKFATDHQTGKVDINDKIAIVSAVGVGMKSHVGVAATMFKALADNNINIEMISTSEIKISCVINEADSRKALQEIHKAFEI; encoded by the coding sequence ATGCAAAATCTAGTTGTTCAAAAATATGGCGGAACTTCAGTCGGGACTACTGATAAAATTAAAAATGTAGCCAACCGAATTAAAAGTTATCACGAGAAAGGTTCTCATGTTGTTGTAGTTGTTTCCGCAATGGGTCATACTACCGATGAGTTAGTCGACTTAGCAGAAAAGATAAATCCAAATGCTAGTAGACGGGAAATGGATATGTTACTCTCTACGGGTGAACAAGTCTCAATTTCGCTTCTTGCGATGGCGTTGGAAGCGATTAACGTCCCTGCTCAATCTTTTACTGGATCCCAAGTGAAGATAATCACTGATGGAAATTTTTCCAATGCTAAGATTGAGATGATCGATAGAACTCGTATCGATGAAGCACTCTCTAAAGGCAAAGTAGTAATAGTCGCAGGTTTTCAAGGAATTGACAAAGATGAAAACATAACAACCCTTGGTCGCGGTGGAAGTGATACATCAGCTGTTGCGTTAGCCGCAACCCTTGGAGCAAAAGAATGTGAAATATACACCGACGTGGATGGAGTATATTCTGCTGATCCAAATAAAGTACAAGGGGCCAGAAAACATTCCATGATTACTTATGATGAAATGTTAGAGCTAGCGAGCCTTGGAGCTGGAGTTTTACATTCCCGCAGTGTAGAGTTTGCAAAAAATTATAATGTAGTAATTCACGTAAGATCAAGTTTTAATCAAAATCCCGGAACATTAGTAGTAAGTGAGGATAAATTAGTGGAAAAAGTAAGAGTAAGTGGAGTAACAGTTAAAAGCGAAGAAGCAAGAGTAACCCTTCCGGATGTTCCCGACAAACCGGGAATTGCCGCTGAATTATTTGGAAGTTTAGCCAAATACGATATTATAGTAGATGTTATTGTTCAGTCTTCTCCGGCTAATGGAAAAAACACTATTTCATTTACTATTTCTCGCAAATCCTTAAAAGATGCGACTCCTATCCTCGAAAAATTCGCCACTGATCACCAAACAGGCAAAGTCGACATAAACGATAAAATCGCTATTGTGTCTGCTGTCGGTGTAGGTATGAAGTCTCATGTTGGTGTAGCGGCTACTATGTTTAAAGCGCTCGCAGACAATAATATTAACATTGAAATGATTTCTACTTCTGAAATCAAAATCTCTTGTGTTATCAACGAAGCTGACTCCCGAAAAGCACTCCAAGAAATTCACAAAGCCTTCGAAATATAA